From Ficedula albicollis isolate OC2 chromosome 5, FicAlb1.5, whole genome shotgun sequence, one genomic window encodes:
- the C5H14orf169 gene encoding bifunctional lysine-specific demethylase and histidyl-hydroxylase NO66, whose product MPSQGAHPCTHRLLALPSRCKRHPRVTSRQMRRPPGAFRRAAVQSAASNTTRLQKKNNFMNVLREYFQNEASRPWNRPACIVPRGILSHFLLRGGGSKRILSGGDDKEKTFRSAPPHTHPRNAPFRGGRGSVPCAGRSRRKRRRGGRAAELFRWLLAPVAPAEFLGKHWERAPLLLRRGDPGYYAGLFSTADFDAALRGGEVHFGTHLDVTSYADGVRETHNPSGRALPAVVWDFYQNGCSLRLLCPQAFSPTVWHFLSILQEQFGSMAGANTYLTPPGTQGFAPHYDDIEAFVLQLEGKKHWRVYSPRTDAEVLPQFSSANLTQAELGEPVLETVLEPGDLLYFPRGFIHQGDCLPDAHSLHITVSSYQRNSWGDFLEKLLPAALQMALEEDLEFRRGLPMDYLQYMGVANSDTVDARRTAFVEKVQSLIKRLVGYAPIDAAVDQRAKSFLHDCLPPVLTQSEKAQSVYGFPARWQDGGPCNVDILITKDTEVRLLCHGVIRLCNEEAGVMLYYTTENSRVYHKEEPKFLELDPEYTDSIEFLLSSYPNYISVDNLPCETLEEKISLATLLFEKGILTTKKPLAQV is encoded by the exons ATGCCCAGTCAAGGGG cGCACCCCTGCACGCACAGGCTGCTGGCGCTCCCGTCTCGCTGCAAACGCCACCCGCGGGTCACCTCGCGGCAGATGCGGCGTCCCCCGGGCGCCTTTCGCAGAGCAGCGGTGCAGAGCGCTG CCTCAAATACAACAcgccttcagaaaaaaaataactttatgaACGTGCTTAGAGAATACTTCCAGAATGAAGCTTCCCGGCCATGGAACAGACCTGCCTGCATCGTACCAAGGGGAAtcctctctcattttcttctgcgGGGCGGGGGAAGCAAACGCATTTTAAGCGGCGGCGATGACAAAGAGAAGACATTCCGTTCCGCACCGCCCCACACGCACCCGCGGAACGCGCCCTTCCGGGGCGGGCGCGGCTCCGTCCCGTGCGCGGGGCGCTCCCGGCGGAAGCGGCGgcgcggg gggcgggcggcCGAGCTCTTCCGCTGGCTGCTGGCGCCGGTGGCGCCGGCGGAGTTCCTGGGGAAGCACTGGGAGCGGGCGCCGCTGCTGCTGCGGCGGGGCGACCCCGGCTACTACGCGGGGCTCTTCTCCACGGCCGACTTCGACGCCGCCTTGCGAGGAGGAGAGGTTCACTTCGGCACCCACCTGGATGTGACCAGCTACGCCGATGGAGTGCGGGAGACGCACAACCCCTCCGGCAGAGCCCTGCCCGCTGTCGTGTGGGACTTCTACCAGAACGGCTGCTCCCTGCGCCTCCTCTGCCCGCAGGCCTTCTCCCCCACCGTCTGGCACTTCCTCTCCATCCTGCAGGAGCAGTTTGGCAGCATGGCTGGGGCGAACACCTACCTCACGCCCCCGGGTACGCAGGGCTTTGCCCCCCACTATGATGACATCGAGgcctttgtgctgcagctggaggggaaGAAGCACTGGCGTGTCTACAGCCCCCGAACAGATGCTGAGGTGCTGCCCCAGTTCTCCAGCGCAAACCTCACGCAGGCTGAACTCGGCGAGCCTGTGCTGGAGACGGTGCTGGAGCCCGGGGACCTGCTGTACTTCCCCCGTGGCTTTATCCACCAGGGTGATTGTCTCCCTGATGCGCATTCGCTCCACATCACTGTGTCTTCCTACCAGAGGAATTCCTGGGGGGACTTTCTGGAGAagctcctcccagctgccctgcagatGGCCCTGGAGGAAGACCTAGAGTTCCGACGAGGGCTTCCCATGGACTACCTGCAGTATATGGGGGTTGCCAACTCAGACACAGTTGATGCTCGGCGAACAGCCTTTGTGGAGAAGGTGCAGAGCCTGATAAAGAGACTCGTTGGCTATGCACCCATCGATGCTGCTGTGGATCAGAGAGCCAAGTCGTTTCTTCATGACTGTCTCCCTCCAGTGCTCACACAAAGTGAAAAGGCACAGAGTGTCTATGGCTTCCCGGCCCGCTGGCAAGACGGAGGCCCCTGCAATGTTGATATCCTGATAACAAAAGACACTGAAGTACGCCTGCTCTGTCATGGCGTCATTAGGCTGTGTAATGAAGAAGCAGGTGTGATGCTGTACTACACTACAGAAAACTCAAGAGTGTATCATAAGGAAGAACCCAAGTTCCTTGAGCTAGATCCCGAATATACAGACAGTATTGAATTTCTCCTGTCTTCCTATCCAAATTACATCAGTGTAGATAATCTTCCATGTGAAACCTTGGAGGAAAAGATTTCTCTAGCTACACTTCTGTTTGAGAAGGGTATTCTGACTACAAAGAAGCCTCTGGCACAAGTCTAA